The DNA sequence aacttatatataattgtttaatatttaataagttttgtttttatattaggttttatgaagaaattaattgtttttatattatagtcgaattaattctaaatgcatttaatataattttaacattaaattcaagttgatttcaattaattttaaaaacaaattagacttaaaaatgtgtttgagagtgattctagaaagcgtttttaacatttcaaatattaatatcaCTTCCAAACGGGTTTTTAAGCAcataatataaactcaaattaatggACTTTGAGCtcaaaacaaatacaaatataCAATTAGATTGAGGATTAAAAAAAGCTATTAAGTTGGATCAAAACCGAACCAAACCCACCTCAAAACATAATTTTACGAGAATTTATAATGACATATcctgtaattttttaaaaaaataaaattaaaccgAAGTTCCATAATAATATGGACTTCTCTAGATTTCTAAATGTAtcacaaaaataacaaaaaagtacatctttcttctttttcagtAACCATGCCAATGTTCCATATGATGATTTCAGAAGTTGAATGGAATTATCCAAAGGTTCACTGTGAAAGTTCCTCTTCCTCTCTATTCCTAACAAGAAATCCCATTGATTGTTCAGATATCTACCATTTTATCGATCGGTTTTGGGTTTATGCAGAAGGGAGCTAGCATGGAAGGAAAATGGCAGGACTGATTGAACCAGAGGTGGAAGGAGAAGGGAGAAGGGAAGGCTAAGAAGTATGTGTCTTCAAGCTTTGTTCATCCGGATCATTGTTTGATCCATTTTCAAGTTAGCTGATAGACAGATTCAGACTAGGATCAAGAAGAGAACAAAATGGATGATTTAATCTGAGAGATAAATCATCTCATCATTTCATGTATGCAGCAATGCAGAAAATGTTTACAGGGCAGAGCTCAACCCAGGAGGAGATTTCTCACACAGAGCGAAAACTCAACAATAATCATTTTGAAATACAGACATTGGATTaggtttatttagaaaataatggcttgatgaaagaaaatagaacttGAAAGGGCTAGAACGTTACTGGCACACGAAGCCCGTCATAGCTCAGTTGCACATCCAGACCCTCTGTCTTCATCAGTTTCTCAAGATCTTCACTCACTTTCTCATGATCCATCAGGTGCATCATACcttaacaaaattgaaaaaacaagatAAAATTTCAACTTTTGGTATTCAGCTTTTTTGATATGATGATATAGAAGCATCAAGATTGAAGCATCTGGGATGTCAAGTGATCAACAGACATGATAAGATTGGAAGAACAGGTATGGGAACTAAagaagaataaagttttctcgagaaaatgtgagaaaatgtaCCAGTGAATAATGTTCTCTTTGGTTGGATCTTTCGAACTTCATCTAAAGCCTAGAAAATAATCACAAATTTGAAACCTGATTATGATGATTcgtaaaaaattcataaaaaagaaaaataatatgtaattAGATGAAAAGGGTTCACTCTAGGAAGTCCAAAATGTGTTGCTGAAGAACGATCTGGCCTTAGAGCATCCTGAAGAAATAATATCAAATCATGATCATGTATATCTCAAAAATAAGTGGCCAAGCCATTAGAGAAgcagagagagagggagggagaaaGAAGCACCAGAACAAGGATTTCGCAGTTCTTCAGAAGCGGATAAGTTTCTTTGGGTATTTCACTAACGTCACTGAAATCATGAACATATAAGCAAAAAGTTTAGCACTGAAATCCTGATGAGAATTGAGCTATTATAACCATAATGTATACCATCACATTTGCCAGAAACttgtgatttttaaaagcattacCTAATGTAGCAAATATTACCAAAACGAAAACCAAGGGAACGGTAACCAGGGCCATGCCACACTGGTAAAGGGATAACCTGAAGCACAAAAAACATAAATGTAACAGACAGTAAATAGATGAAAAGGTCACATGACAATTTGGCAGAGTAGATTTGAAACAAGAAATCAGCTAAGTTCCCTCTAAAAGTAATTGATGAGACTTTACATTCGGGTGGATTTTGAATGGGACTAACTTCTGAAAAGTTACAAACGGACCAGTCCTGTAGAGCCTAAATTCAGCAAAAGTTTAACTGAGGTGGCCTACCCAAAATTTTGGCTTGTTTTGGGAACTACTACATGAGACCAGTCCAGCTTGCAGCAGGAACGAAGGCAGGGACTTGTATATATGAGTGTGTGTGtagatcaaaaaaaaaaaaaaaagaacaaaacaaaacataatacATGGTTGGAACCTTAGTCACTATCAACAAGccaatttttctaatttaccaAACAGACCAAAATTATTTTAGCCTTTTGAGTAGCATAAACCCAGGCAGAAAGCTTAATGGAATCCTCAGCCAATGCATTGTCAGTACCTTGGGTTGGGCTTGACTAGAGATAGCTTAACCAATgatccatttttcaaaatatatcatGCATTAGAAAGTTCATGATTCACCAATTCAAACTGGCATATTTCCGGGTCAGCCGGATCAAATTGCCCTACATCATCCTGTGCTTCCTTTTCCAGCTTATCCCTCCCTGATTCTTGTAGATATAACATTGAAGGAGATAATTATATGGGATATAAACTTGATAGTTTTCTTACTTCTGGAGTTTCTTGAGGGGCATTTTGACAATGTAGTCAACAAACTACCTCATTCACATTTTACTAGGTCAGGAGATAAAATTACTCAAACCCATTAGCTAGCATATAATAACCTATAACATTTTGGCATTCCATAGTTTGGGTATGAAAAGAAAATCCACTTCAATGTCAAGCAAATGACTGACCTTCAGATCATGTACAATGAATGGCTTCTCATGAATGATATTAAATTGCAACTCCGAGACAGCAGCACCAGGGATGATCACGCTAGTGTCCACTAAATAATAATGAGTCTTCTTCATCAcctgaaattattttgaaaacaattatacaACATATACAGCCTACTAGAACCTGCAGGATGTCAACATgccttaaaataattattagatAGGATATCTACTAGTTCACAACATCTTATTTTTGCAGTGTAGTGAAGTACTCTGATGATGATTGGGTGATGAAGTTATAATTAAAAAGCCATTCCTAGTCAATGTGGAAATTGATGTAAAGTTGTAGGAGAAAGGTGGATTCCTTCAATCCTCAAGTCTACCATCTTTTTCATGTCGGCCATTCCTAATCATACTGGAATCAAGCTCCATTTATGATACctttcaaattataattaaaaagcCATTCCTTGTCTATGTTAAATTATCTGATTCATCTTCAGTGAATATAAGTTAATAGATTATCCATGAATTTCAGAAAGGTATCAGTTTTCATGAATTTCTGGaaagtaaaattaattcaaaagttGAATTTAGACCTCAAAATCACGTGTTGGCACATAAATTGGAATGTTGGGTTGGACATTGTTTGTCCAGTCACGAAGATCATCAAGACCTggacaaaaaacaaagaaacttcACTGCTGGATCCCATAAAAATTTCTTAGTtggaaaagaaatattaatgcACTATGATGCTAATAATTCATATAATAACATTAGAAAGTGTTAACACCAGAGACCTCCAATTGCATCAGCATGAGAATGAGTAATAATAACCGCATCAATTGTTCTTATCCTGACAGAAATGCAACTAGTTACAAAAGGCAAATACATATGATGGAAGACAAAACAATAGAACAGAATCTGCAGAACACCACCAATTTTAACATTTCAACAGTCTTAGAATATATGAACACCCTAGTATTTGAACAAATGCGATTGAAAATTGCTTCACTGACAGAAAATACAACAGTCCTGTGGCATAAAAAGATCTAAGGTAAAATTTATAAGCCATCCTCAAACGAGGATGGTACTAGGGATCtcaaaaaattaagaacaaaagCAATTGTTAGCATGGAAAACTACAATAgagataaatttgaaagagagagagaatcagAAGTTCAGTTCCATGTTTCAGTGCTGACATTTATATTATGAGTTTCCACATCCCAGTTTGATAGTATCTCTCATATGTGAATTGCAGATTCTGCATTAGGTGATAATAATTAGTACCATATATAGATGATAAAAACAGGAACTTTTAGTACATCAAAACATGAGACTGACTAAACATACGAAACCCATCTAACAGAATATGCCTCTAAAACAaagattttaattcaatttttggcATCATTTTGGCTTCATGCAGTTAAAAAGGAACACCAGATTAGAAAATCATGATGAAAGGGCACAGAGTAATAACCACAGTAAGGAATGCAATGAAGACATCAGTATTGTCATCAAAATTAAGATAATCTACCAAAAGCCTAAGGTACCCTAAAATAAACtattgttagaaaaaaaaacacaaatagaATCATTTAAATGCTATTAGAAACACAAAGAAATCATTTAAGATTCTATGCAAAACACAAATCACTCTAATTCCCTTGGGATGTCCAAATTACTGATGATTGAATGAGCCTTAAGTTACAGGGATGCATTTTTCTGCTGCATAAGTCGTGGTCTTAGAGAGGTTTCATCTCGCTTAGGAGTTGTGGAAGAACAATATGTACAACCAATCACTTTTCCCTACCTAAAATGAACACCATATTTCAACCTTGTCCTAGCTATGGTCATACTATATGATTCAGCTATTAAGCAACACTGTAACGTTTGACATCTCGATCGACAGGATATAATAGCTTGAAGTAAGAGAAAAAGATGCCTCTTACCCATATGTAGGAAACCAACGGAGAGCACTATGGTAGAAAAACCTGCACCatagaaattgaaaagaaatactaaattaataaaaggACCTCCAAATAATAGCTGGAAAATATTAACTCAAAAggaattctctttttttttttttttttttcttttggcagGTCAATTCACGAGgcaagaaaaaattataagtacAGAAGTAAAAGAATAGAAACCATGACACATGTTAAAGATAACTGAATTGTATGAAGGCATGATGGAATGACTTTATCCTCCTTATCACTGATGGATTTTAGCTGAAgcagaaaaataatattgaaaaaagtAAATCCTAAtggaaaaagaagatgaaaagatCCTAGGGAAGGGGAACTAGAGAAAGATACAAAAATAGAACTGCAAATGGAGTGTGGAGCATACATCCTTAATCAAGAAAACAGACTTGATATAAGAAAGACAGTTTCAAAACATAAGCAAAGCAATTCATAGAAGTATCTTTTACATACTTGCCAACATCTATAAGAATGGTACGTCCTCCGGAGGGACTAGGATAACGGATAAGGATGCTTGTGTTGAGCCTCTTATTCTTACTACCGGGATGTGCAGCTTTCGAGCATACCTATAAAAGTTAAGAAGCATTCCAGTTCTTGAAGCTCTCAATGCAGGAACTAAATTAGAATCTGAGAGAACAAATTTCACTAAGAACAAAGATTCTGTAGTCACACCAGACATGTCTTCAGAGGATTTGTTAGGCAGCTCACACGTGGAATTCCTTCACTAGTTCCTGTCcccaaaaatataatttcagaTTGCTCCACGGGTAATTGTACTCTGGTATTTCCCCTTGCAGAATCTGTGACACATTACAAAATTACCTCcatgtgcaaaaaaaaaaaattataataattgcgAGGCTAATAAAACTTGTGACCAAAGCACATAAAAAATTTGCATTCTAAATCGAGTATCATCAAATGCACAGGACTCGTTATAGGATTCGGAAATCCACATAACAATTTTAGCAAATATCCAGAATACTTTGAACCTCTTTTTAGCCTTAATACACGAATCATACTGAATTTTATCAGCCATTAATACCCACAAAAAAGAATACCCACTCAGTTGAATTTAAGGCAAACCCAACTGTGAAAGAACTACAAAACATAGCCCATGATAGAAAGAAGTACAGAGAGCATCATGGAACACAACCTGCAATGCATGATTCCTCGGGACACCACAAAATTTCTGTTAACTTATACCCAGAAAATTCAATGCCCAACAATCCATGTAATGAAATTTGAGGCAACATTGAATACGAAAAAATGCACACACTCACACTGCAAACTAGAGATCTTCCAAATACCTTCAGTTCTCTTCCTTTCACAGCCagaagaaacaaagaaacatCAAAACTTATGCAAAAAAGCATTCATGCCCAAGATAGATAATGGCCATTCAATCAGATTTAAGGCAATACCGAATTGAAAAAACACACACCCAAACACCCACATACATACAAAGAGAGCTAAGAAAAGGGTAATATGGAACTTACCAGACTCAAGGCAAGCTCGAAAAAGGCGCTGAAATGGAGAAGACCCATATCTGGAAAAAGAGATTGCAGGCTTGTCGAAGAAAATTCGGCGCTTGTAAGGGGAAAAACAGGTGATAGAAGAAGGGTTTGCGCGGATTGAACCCAGAAAGGAAACCATTGAAAGCTTCAATTTTATTGGAAAAGCaatcaaaatagaataaaataatgatgaagtGCTTTGGGTTGGTTCAAGAAATGGAGCTTTACCAGAGACGAAAGACCACAGAACAAGGAAGGTATGAACGGTGTCGTTTTGATAGGTCAAGTGTTTGGGCTGGGTCTGCTTTGATTTGTTTGGGCTTCGGCCCGTAACCCTTGGGCTTGTACCCGGGAGAATCTTTTGGATTGGGCTTCTATTGGGTGCCAAGGCTTAGACAtacattccttttttttgttgggTTGGGGTTCAGGTTTAGGTTCACCTAGGACTAACATGTTGGTCGATAGGGTTGAAAAACCCGGAAAGTTGGGTCAGGTTTGCGGTCGAATCAAGACCAACCCAAATTAAGAAACATTCAACTTGAATCCAAACTCGACCTCTAACTTAAAGTGTTTTACCTAACCTCAATTCGATATCATTTCCCGAAGCTTGAGTTCCTCAACTCAATCAAATAATTCTAAGCTTACATTTCAACACGAATTAATAAACATTCAACTTCAATCCAAACTCAACCTCTAATCTAGGATACTTAACTTGAGCTCAAATTGATCGCATTTTTCTAAACTCAAGTTCCTCAACCCAATCAAATAATTCATGTTACATTTCAACCCGAATCAAGAAACAGTCGACTTGAATCCAAACTTGACCTCTAACCTAAGGTGCTTAACCCGAGCTaaattgatatcatttttctaaactcaAGTTCATCAACTTGATTAGagaattaaagttaaattcAAGTTGGTTACATAATATATAGATATTGAAGAAAACAGGTAACTTGTTAAGGTGACATATCCTTGTCTTCACTGGTTTTTTCTCGctcattttccatcattttctcgGTTCCCTTTCATGACACAAAGAAACTGAAAATTCCTGGCTGCCCTTTCAACGACAAAGCTCATGAAATTGACACAAGAGCTGTAAAAGAAACAGTCTAAATTCATGATTTTATGCACATTTTCATTGATATCAATCATAAATCTTAAAAGAAGGAATTAAAGACAATTAAATAtagtttgtaaaatatttttaaattttaaaaaatattttaaagggttgaaaacattaattttaattaaaaaataaaaaaaactgtttgaatatcatgttttcaatttctatAAATAAAGTTAATTCCAATGTTTTAAAGACACAAGCTAGAAAAAGGTCCAAGACAATTCAAAAGCTTAGGGTAAAAGAAAGTTATTTAAGAGATTCAAAACCTTTTCAAATTTTCGAAGTgtcttcaattcttcaaattaTCAAAATCTTCAAAGCCTCCAGTATCAAATTTTAAGATCaaaacatacaaaaaaaaaaaattctagatcAAGCAGCTTCAACCCCACTAAAGTCGAGTCAAAGATTAGGTTACACTAAGATTTAAGTCATGTCAAGATCCAAGTCACATCAAAGCTCAATTGGTACCAAAATTCAAATCACGTTAAAACCCAAATCAACACAAACCCTTAAACAAGTCAAGACTCAAACTTTCTTAAGTCCTCTATCAACaactagaaaaagaagaattagAAGGCAAAATAGATATCGTAACCGCATCTTTCTTGAAATCcataaaaatccaattttaccATGCATAACTTTTCTTAAGAGATAAATTTATATGTAGAAGGAAACTATCAACCTATCTTCTCTTCTTTAAAAGTCAAGATCTCTACATGGAATCAAAGAAAAGTTTTGGCTCATGGCTCTAAGCAAAGCAAACAGAGCTTTCCAACATGAACCATTCATCTCATTAACTTTGTTGGAGAGTCTAAAAAGAAAGACAGAAGAAAACAATTGAGCAAGTAGCTAGGTATGACATTAGATATATGTCTATATCTTCACGTAAATATCTACAAGGGATTTTTGCAATATCGAATAATAGCCAAATTAATCATGGTGGTTGAAGCGTATTTCATTGAAGAGCAAGTTATGGGATTGATTAGGACTATTGAACAACTTGCAAAATACAATCAAGAGGAGGATGTTACGATCAATTTACTTTTCCACTGGCTTAATATCCTACATTCATGTTAAGATACAATTCAAGACAACCTTAAAAtttgctttaaaagaaaaaataccgagacaataaataaaagattgaaTAATAGATTGCATGCTACTCTTATATACGCAAAACCACATGCACAATGAATTGAGTTAtgcatataatgaaaattttgacttatttataccttaataaaatttttttttctattcatctAAAATAGAATactattaacaattattaattttgaataattattctttatttttaaaaaaataaatcaattaatgataatatctatgtttttataacatttataaagaatataatttacgattttattatattattaatattcatattttattaaaactatataatttataatttatttgtaattaaaaaaatgattttatttttaataagatgtgaattaaatttagtttacattatataagttgaatttataatttacgttttttttttacaaattctaaataaatatttttaaaaacaacttatctaaaaaaaaaatctttagtttcttaatttttgaaaaatatttttaaaaataacttgcatTAGAATTCAAAATAACTCTTAATTAAGACGAATCAAATCACTTTTGATTTCAATTCCATTATTGTTTAAATTAtccaaacatgaaaataaaggagaaaagaaataagATGTTTCGTTCCCATTCCTCATTTCCGATGTATCAAACACATCTAAGTATCTACTATCCCGATATACACCATACTCATTCAATCAAAcaagtaatttaataaggtgAGAGTACTCATCTAGAAaattcttattcattttctattatgttctctcattttcttagtcCTTTTTATGTCCTAAAGAAACTGAAAATTCCTCACCCATTTTCAACAAATCTTATCATGGCAAATGCACAAAGTCAAGTTGGAAACACGtgaaattacaacaaaaatgACAGCACCTTTGAATGATTCAACGGTTGAGTGAGCTTGTCTTTCTCATCTTTGCATCAAAATCATTTGACCCACGTTTAATTCTTTGAAGCCATGAAGCTCAAACTTTGACGCTTAAGCCATAAAATCAAGATATCAGGGCCCCACTTTGATAACTGGTTTTGACaaacattattttgttattcaaaataaaaaaaaaaaaatattattcttttaaaatcataaagCATGATACCCATTTGGTAacgtttttcaaaacaaataggaaaatagttttccattatccaaaactaaaacattggaaaactttttaataaataaaaaataattttcaagagtTTCATATTATCCGAGACtaaaaattaggaaaacacTTTAACaatcagaaaatagaaaatagacaTATgtggtaattgttttcgaaaataattatgaaacataatttttgagaaccattttttaaagttgttatcaaattcttataaaaccaaagtttgtttcaaaacctaaaatgtttttaacattttttttaatatttttaaatatgttttaattttttttttatatttagtgttttatttttaatcattctacatgtttgaataattatttcttataaaaaaaataagtgaaaataacataaaataactaaaagatattatctaaaaacactccgttttttgttctttagaacataaaataaaaaataatttttggttattaaatatgttttctgtgttttttattctgaagaacaaaaaactattattaaaaataaaaaattaggtatttctttatttgttttcacttttttttacaattgttttttttaattatacaaatacaaagaatgattaaaagtaaaaaaaaactacatacaaaagttattatttttaaaacatagaaaatatgttaaaaacattttagggtgaaacaaacttttgttttataaaacattaaagaacaattttcaaaaactattctcagAATTTgtttttcagaattgtttttaaaaaaactttccaaacaaaatcataatgttttcaaaaaactcttttaattattttcaattttttaaacttattttcttatgttcggtttaaaatatataaaagttatttttaaaatatatttaaaaatacaaaacatgttaaatacaatttaggttttcaaataaatttttgttttataaaacatgcatttgaaagaaaaaattttaaaactgttttcgaaaatactttcaaataaaatccaTGCATATATGCAATCCCCGCTCACTAACAATGCCTCGATCACCAAGTTGTGATTTCAACAATGATGTCACAATGAAAATGAGATCATTTCATTATCATTCTAACCTTAAAACCAAGTTTATAAATAgttgaaaacaaatgaaaaaagaaggtTTTTTAATCACTTGTAACATCAGTATGTTTAAACTCATCGATATTAGACAACAAAAGGGTCAATCCGAAATCAATTATATCAATAGGTGAAGAAATTTAAGGATtgatcataaaaagaaaatgtttatcAGTTCATCATGTTTAAATTCATTGATATTAGAC is a window from the Vitis riparia cultivar Riparia Gloire de Montpellier isolate 1030 chromosome 9, EGFV_Vit.rip_1.0, whole genome shotgun sequence genome containing:
- the LOC117922761 gene encoding putative hydrolase C777.06c, with amino-acid sequence MVSFLGSIRANPSSITCFSPYKRRIFFDKPAISFSRYGSSPFQRLFRACLESDSARGNTRVQLPVEQSEIIFLGTGTSEGIPRVSCLTNPLKTCLVCSKAAHPGSKNKRLNTSILIRYPSPSGGRTILIDVGKFFYHSALRWFPTYGIRTIDAVIITHSHADAIGGLDDLRDWTNNVQPNIPIYVPTRDFEVMKKTHYYLVDTSVIIPGAAVSELQFNIIHEKPFIVHDLKVIPLPVWHGPGYRSLGFRFGNICYISDVSEIPKETYPLLKNCEILVLDALRPDRSSATHFGLPRALDEVRKIQPKRTLFTGMMHLMDHEKVSEDLEKLMKTEGLDVQLSYDGLRVPVTF